The Actinomycetota bacterium DNA segment ATTTACAAGACCTTTAAAACCTTCATAATACCCGTAAACTTCTATCTTTTTGTATATTGCATACCTTACAGCAGATCTTATTGCAGCATTCATACCGCTTGCATCCCCGCCGCTTGTTAATATTCCTATTTTTTTTATATTGTTCTGCAAAATTCCTCTCTTATAAAAACATTGGCTACATTATTTATGTCGGGATTTCAATTCATCCATTATATCTTTATAGCTTATTTTCTTTTCAAATATCAATACAGTAAGATGATATAAAAGATCAGCTATTTCATAAATCAATTGTTTTTTGTCCTGAACGGCTGACGCAAGAATGACTTCTATGCTTTCCTCTCCTACTTTCTTCAATATTTCTTCCATTCCCCGCATGTGCAATTTGTAAGTATATGATTTTTCCGACTTCTCCTTTATTCTTTTGGAAACTATGCCAAATAAATCATCAAGAAACAAAAGAGAATTGTCTCTGTCTTCTCCACAGATATCATATATTCCCAGATAATTTCCATAGTTTAATTTATCGCTTAAAGATTTGAAATCACCTGTTCCGCCAGATTGTACTTCATTAAAAAAACAGCTTTTGTTTCCGGTATGGCAGGCAGCACCTTTCTGCTCCACAAGAAATACAAGAGCATCATTATCGCAATCTGTAAAAATTTTTATTATTTTCTGAAAATTGCCTGAGGTTTCTCCCTTGTTCCACAGGCAGTCTCTTTCCCTGCTGTAAAAC contains these protein-coding regions:
- a CDS encoding bifunctional phosphoribosyl-AMP cyclohydrolase/phosphoribosyl-ATP diphosphatase HisIE; this encodes MKKTAGDSKRIINKSNLSESRKTHKTGNLIPAIIQDNDSKEVLMLAYMNRESFIRSLETGYTWFYSRERDCLWNKGETSGNFQKIIKIFTDCDNDALVFLVEQKGAACHTGNKSCFFNEVQSGGTGDFKSLSDKLNYGNYLGIYDICGEDRDNSLLFLDDLFGIVSKRIKEKSEKSYTYKLHMRGMEEILKKVGEESIEVILASAVQDKKQLIYEIADLLYHLTVLIFEKKISYKDIMDELKSRHK